The genomic window TATATGGATTATTAGTATAATCAACTGAATAGGCAGCTACACCAGGATTATCATCTATAAATTCATACAATTCTTGACTCCCTAGTGCAAAAGAAAATACTTGCTTATATTTATCAATACTTTTTCTTAAACCTGTAATTTTACCTGCTTTAGTCATCTTTATATAAGCATCAACATACATCTCTGTATGAACACCTAAATCCTTTAAGTCTGATTGCGCAACTAGATTGCCTACTGCGCTAGGTATTCCACCAATTCCAAGCTGTATACAACATCCATCATAAAGCTTATGAATTATATTTTGCGCTATCTTTTTATCTGTTTCTGATGGTTCAGTAGCAGGCAGGGTTAGTAATTCTGGATTAGGTCCTTCAACCACAAAATTTACTTGAGAAATATGAATATTTTCTTGGTTTCCTCCTAAAACTCTAGGTATGTTTTCATTTACTTCTAATATCACATATTCAGCATTTTCAATAGATGCCATATTTCCTGCTGCACCTACACCAAAACTGAAAAATCCATGGTTATCCATGGGACTAACACTCGCCATAAAAACTCTTGCAGGAATACAGTCATTTCTAGTTAGCATTGGTAGTTCATTAAACTTCATTGGTATGTAATATGCTAAGCCTTTACTATAAAACTCACGAGCCGCACTACTGAAATGCCAAGTATTTAATGTAAAATGTTCTCCTGTTGGATCAGAATCTATTGAAAAATGAGGCCATAATCCTAAAGTATTCCTTATATTTACATTAAATAACTCATCCTTTCTCCTAGCTAGTGCCTTATCTAATTCATAAGGCCCTGTTAAACCAAAACCATAATCAATCCAATCACCTGATTCAATAACTTGTACAGCTTCTTCTGCTAAAACTAGCTTATTTTGATATTCACTTTTTAAGTGCACTCCGTACTACCTCCCAAAAAAACCTTGTGAAATAATTTAATTCACAAGGTAAAAAATACTACAAAATAATTTTTAATATTTTTAATTTATTAAGAACTTATTTTATATTTATAAAAGTATTCTAACCCAGATGCTATAGTAATTACAACAGCAATATAAATTGCATAATCCCCTAGTGGGATATTAATAAAAGAATAATATATATTTTGCAAAATTATTAATAATACAGCAACAACTTGAGTTATTGTCTTTAATTTACCTAATTTACTTGCAGGAATAACAATTCCATCCTCAGCTTTAACAGCTCTTAGACCTGAAACTGCAAATTCTCTTCCGATTATTACTATTGCTATCCATCCAGGTATTTTCCCAAGTTCTACTAAACTTATAAGTGCTGCTGTTATTAAGAGCTTATCAGCTAATGGATCTAATATTATTCCTAATTTAGTTACTTGTTTCCATTTTCTTGCTAAATATCCATCTAAACTATCCGTTAAAGCAGCAATTATAAAAACTGCTGCAGCTAAATAATCACCATATGGTACATTTATTAATAAAATAAGAACAAAAACAGGTACTAATAATATTCTTGATATCGTTAATATATTAGGTAGATTCATGTATATATTCCCCAATCATATCATAATTTCTAACACCTTTAAATTTAACCGGGCTAAATTCTCCTAATTTTAAGCTTTTATCAGTCTTGATTATTGTAACACCATCAACATCAGGAGCTTGAAAATAACCTCTTCCCAAATAAAGGTTCTTATCTAATCTAGATGTAACTAATATTTTTTCTTCACGGTCTATTCGAGCTATATTTTTATTTCTAGTTATTT from Candidatus Syntrophocurvum alkaliphilum includes these protein-coding regions:
- a CDS encoding acetyl-CoA hydrolase/transferase family protein, whose amino-acid sequence is MHLKSEYQNKLVLAEEAVQVIESGDWIDYGFGLTGPYELDKALARRKDELFNVNIRNTLGLWPHFSIDSDPTGEHFTLNTWHFSSAAREFYSKGLAYYIPMKFNELPMLTRNDCIPARVFMASVSPMDNHGFFSFGVGAAGNMASIENAEYVILEVNENIPRVLGGNQENIHISQVNFVVEGPNPELLTLPATEPSETDKKIAQNIIHKLYDGCCIQLGIGGIPSAVGNLVAQSDLKDLGVHTEMYVDAYIKMTKAGKITGLRKSIDKYKQVFSFALGSQELYEFIDDNPGVAAYSVDYTNNPYIISQIDDFVSINACIEVDLFGQVSSETVGTRHISGTGGQVDFVEGAYRSKNGQSFICMPSTYKTSNQVTSRIKPILAHGTVVTGTRSATHMIVTEYGIANMKGKSTWERAEALINISHPSFRDELIKEASAMKIWRKSNKIK
- the pgsA gene encoding CDP-diacylglycerol--glycerol-3-phosphate 3-phosphatidyltransferase: MNLPNILTISRILLVPVFVLILLINVPYGDYLAAAVFIIAALTDSLDGYLARKWKQVTKLGIILDPLADKLLITAALISLVELGKIPGWIAIVIIGREFAVSGLRAVKAEDGIVIPASKLGKLKTITQVVAVLLIILQNIYYSFINIPLGDYAIYIAVVITIASGLEYFYKYKISS